Proteins encoded in a region of the Zea mays cultivar B73 chromosome 2, Zm-B73-REFERENCE-NAM-5.0, whole genome shotgun sequence genome:
- the LOC100191926 gene encoding E3 ubiquitin-protein ligase RHF2A: protein MDAAAAAAAQMERHSSAAAQMERHSSAAAFVEGGVQDGCDDTCSICLETFSDSDPSAVTSCKHEFHLQCILEWCQRSSQCPMCWQAISMKDPTSQELLEAVEEERNDVQENHARTTTVFRHPLLGDFEVPVDADDAEIEERIMQHLAAAAAIRRSHRHARREGRRSSRAAAAHGHGHPQPQTQVLFFPSAGEATPGGSGSPSPHPRQEHAASSVVSPPPLPAVASAEGTDADSTASVGGAVGPDDSVSRSQSSPVNHDEAGPSADAQSFSDTIKSRLQSVSTKYKDSITKSTRGWKERWFAQSSAMSNLGSEMRREVGAGIAAVSRMIEKQLETRPDGSGTAPSPATASSPAHAHPGSDASSQGQGAAVPATPAAALNNATPAAAAALNDASSSSTA, encoded by the exons ATGGacgcggcggcagcggcggcggcgcagaTGGAGAGGCACTCGTCGGCGGCGGCGCAGATGGAGAGGCACTCGTCGGCGGCGGCCTTCGTGGAGGGCGGCGTTCAGGACGGCTGCGATGACACCTGCAGCATCTGCCTCGAGACCTTCTCCGACAGTGACCCCTCCGCG GTGACCAGCTGCAAGCACGAGTTCCACCTCCAGTGCATCCTCGAGTG GTGCCAGAGGAGCTCCCAGTGCCCCATGTGTTGGCAGGCAATCAGCATGAAGGACCCTACGAG CCAAGAGCTCCTTGAggccgtcgaggaagagcggaacgaCGTGCAGGAAAACCACGCGCGCACAACCACCGTTTTCCGTCACCCGCTGCTCGGAGATTTCGAG GTACCGGTGGATGCAGACGACGCCGAGATCGAGGAGCGGATCATGCAGCACCTGGCCGCCGCCGCAGCCATTCGCCGGTCGCACCGCCACGCCAGAAGAGAAGGCCGCCGCAGCAGCAGGGCGGCGGCAGCTCATGGCCATGGCCACCCACAACCACAAACACAAGTCCTGTTCTTTCCGTCTGCTGGCGAGGCCACTCCTGGTGGTTCTGGTTCCCCGTCTCCGCATCCGCGGCAAGAACATGCTGCTTCTTCTGTGGTTTCTCCTCCGCCAttgcccgccgttgcctccgcagAAGGAACGGATGCAGACAGTACTGCCTCGGTTGGTGGCGCTGTCGGGCCAGATGACAG TGTTTCCAGGAGCCAGTCTTCGCCTGTCAACCACGATGAAGCTGGACCATCTGCTGACGCGCAGTCATTCTCAGACACGATCAAATCTAGGCTGCAGTCAGTCTCTACAAA GTACAAGGACTCCATAAcgaagagcacgcgcgggtggaagGAGAGGTGGTTCGCGCAGAGCAGCGCCATGTCGAATCTTGGCTCGGAGATGAGGAGGGAGGTCGGTGCTGGGATCGCCGCCGTTTCCCGCATGATCGAGAAGCAGCTGGAGACACGGCCGGATGGGAGTGGGACAGCGCCGTCGCCTGCTACCGCTTCGTCTCCAGCTCACGCCCACCCTGGTTCGGATGCAAGTAGTCAGGGTCAGGGAGCTGCTGTTCCCGCTACACCTGCAGCCGCTCTGAATAACGCTACgcctgcagctgctgctgctctGAATGACGCCTCGTCGTCTTCGACAGCTTGA